A window from Caulobacter sp. X encodes these proteins:
- a CDS encoding Fur family transcriptional regulator, with the protein MDRLEKACIEKGMRMTDQRRVIARVLSSAEDHPDVEELHRRAHAIDPHISIATVYRTVRLFEESGIIERHDFRDGRSRYEETPTHHHDHLIDMKTGKVVEFVDEEIEALQNAIARKLGYKLVDHRLELYGVPLEE; encoded by the coding sequence TTGGATCGACTCGAAAAGGCCTGCATCGAAAAGGGCATGCGCATGACGGACCAGCGCCGCGTGATCGCGCGCGTGCTGTCGTCGGCCGAGGACCATCCCGATGTCGAGGAGCTGCACCGCCGCGCCCACGCCATCGATCCGCACATCTCGATCGCCACGGTCTATCGCACCGTGCGCCTGTTCGAGGAGAGCGGCATTATCGAGCGCCACGACTTCCGCGACGGCCGTTCGCGCTATGAAGAGACCCCAACCCATCACCACGACCACCTGATCGACATGAAGACCGGCAAGGTCGTCGAGTTCGTGGACGAGGAGATCGAGGCCCTTCAGAACGCCATCGCCCGCAAGCTCGGCTACAAGCTGGTGGATCACCGGCTCGAGCTCTACGGGGTGCCGCTGGAGGAGTGA
- the rimI gene encoding ribosomal protein S18-alanine N-acetyltransferase, with product MNLRPVGAEASFDLADLHDKAFDRPWTALEFEELLKSPGVFAVLGEAGEPAEAKGFILCRSIAGEAEILTIAVDPAARRRGWGAALVEVAAGVASETGAEALFLEVAVDNTAAIALYQATRFTKVGLRKGYYPHPDGAKDAVVMRRALNT from the coding sequence ATGAACCTGCGACCCGTCGGGGCCGAAGCCTCGTTCGATCTCGCCGACCTGCACGACAAGGCCTTCGACCGGCCCTGGACGGCGCTGGAATTCGAAGAACTCCTGAAATCGCCGGGCGTCTTCGCCGTGCTGGGCGAAGCGGGCGAGCCGGCGGAGGCCAAGGGTTTCATCCTGTGCCGCTCGATCGCGGGCGAGGCCGAGATCCTGACCATCGCGGTGGATCCCGCCGCCCGCCGCCGGGGCTGGGGCGCGGCCCTGGTCGAGGTCGCCGCCGGCGTCGCTTCAGAAACCGGCGCCGAGGCGCTGTTCCTGGAGGTCGCGGTCGACAACACCGCCGCGATCGCGCTCTATCAGGCGACCCGTTTCACCAAGGTCGGCCTGCGGAAAGGCTATTATCCCCATCCGGATGGCGCCAAGGACGCGGTGGTCATGCGCCGGGCGCTTAACACTTAA
- the tsaB gene encoding tRNA (adenosine(37)-N6)-threonylcarbamoyltransferase complex dimerization subunit type 1 TsaB encodes MILSIDTCLGASSVAIVEGERVLAARSEPMTRGHQERIGVIAREAAAEAGVAFTDLDRIGVTVGPGSFTGLRVGLAFAKGLATALSIPCVGVTTLEAMAYGVEGFVAAVLDARMEQVYIQVFADGAALMAPDALGLGEAAARLAELYSGGPATLVGSGAPLLADVLGGAKLLTPAAPDPVAIARLAASRPAPTHSPRPLYLRAPYATLPAA; translated from the coding sequence ATGATCCTGTCGATCGACACCTGCCTCGGCGCCAGTTCGGTCGCCATCGTCGAGGGCGAGCGCGTGCTGGCCGCCCGCAGCGAGCCCATGACCCGCGGCCACCAGGAGCGGATCGGCGTCATCGCCCGTGAGGCGGCGGCCGAAGCGGGCGTCGCCTTCACCGACCTTGACCGGATCGGCGTCACCGTCGGTCCCGGCTCGTTCACCGGCCTGCGCGTGGGCCTGGCCTTCGCCAAGGGCCTGGCGACGGCGCTATCGATACCCTGTGTCGGCGTCACCACGCTGGAAGCCATGGCCTACGGTGTCGAAGGCTTCGTGGCGGCGGTGCTCGATGCGCGTATGGAACAGGTTTACATCCAGGTCTTCGCCGACGGCGCGGCCTTGATGGCGCCGGACGCCCTTGGCTTGGGAGAGGCCGCCGCGCGGCTGGCCGAGCTCTATTCGGGCGGCCCGGCGACGTTGGTCGGCTCGGGCGCTCCGTTGTTGGCTGATGTGCTGGGCGGCGCGAAGCTGCTTACCCCCGCCGCGCCCGACCCCGTCGCGATCGCCAGGCTGGCCGCGTCTCGGCCCGCGCCGACGCATTCGCCCCGGCCGCTTTATCTGCGCGCGCCCTACGCCACTCTGCCGGCGGCTTGA
- a CDS encoding DUF1131 family protein, whose translation MTLRDALLALPLILLTACGPAKKDETASTAKSAAKAPVAVAVAPYAGGPLSVTKDGVGPIAQATAFDLPTLKALFPKAKVEQAFLHFGEGPAQPIINIEQDNTPLLEVGKTDEGAIAYVAASGGDIRGPKGEQLLAKWADLDFTVEQCRAGQGREINQVICVRPEATAVSYVFGVPGWTKGGVPPEAVLKAKGQLNALVWRPAEGAAVGAA comes from the coding sequence ATGACCCTCCGCGACGCCCTCCTTGCCCTGCCGCTCATCCTGCTGACCGCCTGCGGTCCGGCCAAGAAGGACGAGACCGCCTCGACGGCGAAGTCCGCCGCCAAGGCGCCGGTGGCGGTCGCGGTGGCGCCCTATGCCGGCGGTCCGCTCTCCGTGACCAAGGACGGGGTCGGTCCGATCGCCCAGGCGACCGCCTTTGATCTGCCGACCCTGAAGGCGCTGTTCCCCAAGGCCAAGGTCGAGCAGGCCTTCCTGCATTTCGGCGAGGGCCCGGCCCAGCCGATCATCAATATCGAACAGGACAACACCCCGCTCCTCGAGGTCGGCAAGACCGACGAAGGCGCGATCGCCTATGTCGCGGCGTCGGGCGGCGACATCCGCGGCCCCAAGGGCGAGCAATTGCTGGCCAAGTGGGCGGATCTGGACTTCACGGTCGAGCAATGTCGCGCCGGCCAGGGCCGCGAGATCAACCAGGTGATCTGCGTTCGGCCCGAGGCGACCGCGGTGTCCTACGTCTTCGGCGTCCCCGGCTGGACCAAGGGCGGCGTGCCGCCCGAGGCCGTGCTGAAGGCCAAGGGTCAGCTGAACGCCCTGGTCTGGCGTCCCGCAGAGGGCGCGGCGGTCGGCGCGGCCTGA